In Streptomyces nodosus, one DNA window encodes the following:
- a CDS encoding ABC transporter ATP-binding protein, with the protein MYASDRLSVETSSVALAPVVTPAAAIRRFWPWVRPDARWLLFAGFLLIIGTAGEVASVWLFKNLIDEVLAPRHFAAFWPLAGLIVGMALVAALIAFAGGYTATWVAERFLQRLRTSVVAHLHTIPPDALRARRHGDVMARLTSDIAAIEHLVASGVIEAASATISLVFFTAAAFYLSWPLALMAFAAAPVFAVAARLFSNRIQTLSREVRRREGSLTAVVEESLANSSLTHAYNQQAREVARVRREGEELVRAELHTARVAYLYPALLNVVEVMGGLAVIGLGAYELTRNALTLGGLLAFAAFMAQLFGPIHQLSGLVTELGAASAGAERVIELLGMRSPVRDRPGARDLTEVRGLVECEDLGAAYPNRPGRTVLSGVTFAVAPGEVLAVMGPSGSGKSTLAKLMVRFMDPTAGTLRLDGTDIRDVTAASVRQSVTLLSQQTQLFHATVRDNIAYGRPKATMAEIVQAAEQADAHQFITALPDGYETVIGENGLQLSGGQSRRIAIARAFLRATPVLILDEPTAGLDARAARNVFDPLRRLMAGRTTILITHDQALAQHADAVHVLPGRDTATDAEDASPESTRSPVMSKAGAPPAGSRT; encoded by the coding sequence GTGTACGCATCGGACCGCTTGTCCGTAGAGACCTCGTCCGTGGCGCTGGCGCCTGTCGTGACGCCTGCCGCGGCCATCCGCCGTTTCTGGCCCTGGGTGCGCCCCGACGCGCGCTGGCTGCTGTTCGCCGGTTTTCTGCTGATCATCGGCACGGCCGGCGAAGTCGCATCGGTGTGGCTCTTCAAGAACCTGATCGACGAAGTGCTGGCGCCGCGGCACTTCGCGGCGTTCTGGCCGCTGGCCGGGCTCATCGTGGGGATGGCCCTGGTCGCCGCGCTGATCGCCTTCGCGGGCGGATACACGGCGACCTGGGTCGCGGAGCGCTTTCTGCAGCGCCTGCGCACCTCTGTCGTCGCGCATCTGCACACCATCCCGCCCGACGCGCTGCGCGCCCGCAGACACGGCGATGTGATGGCCCGTCTGACATCCGACATCGCGGCGATCGAGCATCTGGTCGCCTCCGGCGTCATCGAGGCGGCCTCGGCCACCATCTCGCTGGTGTTCTTCACCGCGGCGGCCTTCTATCTGAGCTGGCCGCTCGCGCTGATGGCGTTCGCCGCGGCGCCGGTCTTCGCCGTCGCCGCCCGCCTGTTCAGCAATCGGATCCAGACGCTGTCCCGGGAGGTGCGCCGCCGGGAGGGCAGTCTCACCGCCGTGGTCGAGGAGAGTCTGGCCAACTCCTCCCTGACCCACGCCTACAACCAGCAGGCCCGGGAGGTCGCCCGGGTCCGCCGCGAGGGCGAGGAGCTGGTGCGCGCCGAACTCCACACGGCCCGGGTCGCGTATCTGTACCCAGCCCTGCTGAACGTCGTCGAGGTCATGGGCGGCCTCGCGGTCATCGGGCTGGGCGCCTACGAACTCACCCGGAACGCACTGACGTTGGGCGGCCTTCTCGCCTTCGCCGCCTTCATGGCACAGCTCTTCGGCCCGATTCACCAGCTCTCCGGTCTGGTGACCGAGCTCGGCGCCGCGAGCGCCGGTGCGGAGCGTGTCATCGAGCTGCTCGGGATGCGGTCCCCGGTCCGTGACCGGCCGGGCGCGAGGGACCTCACCGAGGTGCGGGGCCTCGTCGAATGCGAGGACCTCGGCGCGGCCTATCCCAACCGGCCCGGCCGGACGGTGCTGAGCGGGGTGACGTTCGCGGTGGCACCCGGTGAGGTCCTCGCGGTGATGGGCCCGAGCGGCTCGGGCAAGTCGACGCTGGCCAAGCTGATGGTGCGGTTCATGGACCCGACCGCCGGGACGCTCCGTCTCGACGGCACCGACATCCGTGACGTCACCGCGGCCTCGGTCCGGCAGTCCGTGACCCTTCTGTCCCAGCAGACGCAGCTCTTCCACGCGACGGTCCGCGACAACATCGCCTACGGCCGCCCGAAGGCCACCATGGCGGAGATCGTCCAGGCGGCCGAGCAGGCCGACGCCCACCAGTTCATCACCGCGCTCCCGGACGGGTACGAGACCGTCATCGGTGAGAACGGGCTTCAGCTCTCCGGAGGACAGAGCCGTCGGATCGCCATCGCCCGGGCCTTCCTGCGGGCGACCCCGGTCCTCATACTCGACGAACCGACCGCCGGACTCGATGCCCGGGCGGCACGGAACGTCTTCGACCCGCTGCGCCGGCTGATGGCCGGACGCACCACGATCCTGATCACCCATGACCAGGCCCTCGCCCAGCACGCCGATGCCGTCCATGTGCTGCCCGGCCGCGACACCGCGACCGACGCCGAGGACGCCTCGCCGGAGAGCACCCGGTCGCCGGTGATGAGCAAGGCCGGCGCGCCGCCGGCCGGCTCCCGGACCTGA
- a CDS encoding Na+/H+ antiporter, producing the protein MTGLIVILLLVVLATAVATGARRWSLPAPSLLVVAGLIVGLMPWVPEVRLPPHVISVLVLPPLLFASAGEISVRDLRTVWRPVTALVFGLVLASAVAVGFVARAITPLTAAGAFILGSVLASTDPVAVTALGRRLSLPARVQAMVQAESLFNDATSLVLYKVAVATAVTGSVVTVSGTVEQFLVLAGGGVLIGAVVAALVALIRRRTEDPTLETVIALVTPYASYVIAEQSHTSGVTAVIVSGVVLGSAGHRLGNAPVRLQVHAVYNTLTFLLESVVFALIGLEIPSAVRHLAHDERGWPLWVPVITFTVLAIRLLWIFPLSALIQFRRKEGDGRLSWRVPAVLSWAGTRGVMPLAAALSIPLTTQAGAPLPHRSLILTLTTGTIALTLVFQGFTLAPVVRRSGIALEPEHTAREEARTRRHIAKAALAELRQLGDLDQLAGLGTAAETALKQVRRHLEARIHQTEDARYNDPDARPADAYREIRRTLIAIEAAELQSLYRANRISNATRRRIQRELDLEEASLRARG; encoded by the coding sequence ATGACCGGCCTGATCGTCATACTGCTGCTTGTGGTCCTGGCCACGGCCGTGGCCACGGGTGCCCGGCGCTGGAGTCTGCCCGCTCCCTCGCTGCTGGTGGTGGCCGGTCTGATCGTCGGGCTGATGCCCTGGGTTCCCGAGGTCCGTCTGCCGCCTCATGTGATCAGCGTGCTGGTGCTGCCACCGTTGCTCTTCGCCTCGGCCGGGGAGATCTCCGTCCGCGATCTGCGTACCGTGTGGCGGCCCGTGACCGCGCTGGTCTTCGGTCTGGTTCTCGCCTCGGCGGTCGCCGTCGGCTTCGTCGCCCGGGCGATCACCCCGCTCACCGCCGCGGGCGCGTTCATCCTCGGTTCCGTGCTGGCCAGCACCGACCCGGTGGCCGTGACCGCGCTCGGCCGGCGTCTTTCCCTCCCGGCGCGGGTGCAGGCCATGGTGCAGGCGGAGAGCCTGTTCAACGACGCCACGTCCCTGGTCCTCTACAAGGTCGCCGTGGCCACCGCGGTCACCGGCAGCGTCGTCACCGTGTCAGGGACCGTCGAGCAGTTCCTGGTTCTCGCCGGCGGCGGGGTCCTCATCGGCGCGGTGGTCGCCGCGCTGGTGGCCCTGATCCGCAGGCGGACCGAGGACCCCACGCTGGAGACGGTCATCGCACTGGTCACCCCGTACGCCTCCTATGTCATCGCGGAGCAGTCGCACACCTCGGGGGTGACCGCCGTCATCGTGTCCGGGGTCGTCCTCGGAAGCGCCGGTCACCGGCTCGGCAACGCCCCCGTCCGGCTCCAGGTCCACGCCGTCTACAACACCCTGACCTTCCTCCTGGAGAGCGTCGTCTTCGCCCTCATCGGCCTGGAGATCCCCTCCGCCGTCCGTCATCTCGCGCACGACGAGCGCGGCTGGCCGCTCTGGGTGCCGGTGATCACCTTCACCGTGCTGGCGATCCGGCTGCTGTGGATCTTCCCGTTGTCCGCCCTGATCCAGTTCCGGCGCAAGGAAGGCGACGGCCGTCTGTCCTGGCGTGTGCCGGCCGTCCTGTCCTGGGCCGGCACCCGGGGCGTGATGCCGCTGGCCGCCGCCCTCTCCATCCCGCTGACCACCCAGGCAGGGGCGCCACTGCCGCACCGGTCGCTGATCCTCACGCTCACCACCGGGACCATCGCGCTCACCCTGGTCTTCCAGGGCTTCACCCTCGCCCCCGTGGTCCGCCGCTCCGGGATCGCTCTGGAGCCGGAGCACACCGCCCGCGAGGAGGCCCGGACCCGTCGGCACATCGCCAAGGCGGCCCTCGCGGAGCTCAGACAGCTCGGCGACCTCGATCAGCTCGCCGGTCTGGGCACAGCCGCCGAGACCGCCCTCAAGCAGGTCCGTCGCCATCTGGAGGCCCGTATCCACCAGACGGAGGACGCCCGGTACAACGACCCGGACGCCCGTCCCGCCGACGCCTACCGCGAGATACGCCGCACCCTCATCGCCATCGAGGCGGCCGAACTGCAGAGCCTCTACCGGGCGAACAGGATCAGCAATGCCACTCGGCGCCGGATCCAGCGCGAGCTCGACCTGGAGGAGGCCAGCCTGCGCGCCCGCGGCTGA
- a CDS encoding CoA-binding protein translates to MHSDTETVRRILTELGDTWAIVGLSADERRAAHGVAGVLQRHGKRIVPVHPRAETVHGEQGYPSLDAIPFDVDVVDVFVRSELAGAVADEAVAKGARAVWFQLGVTDEAAYERTRAAGLEMVMDRCPAIELRALR, encoded by the coding sequence ATGCACAGCGACACGGAGACAGTCCGCAGGATCCTCACCGAACTCGGCGACACCTGGGCGATCGTCGGCCTCTCCGCCGACGAGCGCCGCGCCGCCCATGGAGTCGCCGGTGTCCTCCAGCGCCACGGCAAGCGGATCGTCCCCGTTCATCCGAGGGCCGAGACGGTGCACGGGGAACAGGGCTACCCCTCCCTCGACGCCATCCCCTTCGACGTGGACGTCGTCGATGTCTTCGTCCGGAGCGAGCTCGCCGGCGCGGTGGCCGACGAAGCCGTGGCCAAGGGCGCCAGGGCCGTCTGGTTCCAACTCGGCGTGACGGACGAGGCCGCGTACGAGCGCACCCGCGCCGCCGGCCTCGAGATGGTCATGGACCGGTGCCCGGCGATCGAACTCCGCGCACTGCGCTGA
- a CDS encoding APC family permease: MSERSSASRAAERTAPSQGPAGGVPATPGLGQDTVTVAGPATDRPEDFADGARLRRSLKLRHIVFLGLAFMAPLAVFDTFGLVSEATDGHVPLAYLAVLVAVGLTALSYARMARRITSAGSVYTYAGKSLGAPVGFLVGWSATLDYVLLPMLNALLAAIYMGAVLPGVPAWVWVLSTVVVCTALNLVGIQLAAKVNVALVVVQAGVAIAFLVFAVRAIATHGESFGTTGWDPASVSLPDLLSGASLLALSFLGFDAVSTLSEEAEHPRRDIPRAILLIVAAAGVFFLAITYAMQTLFPDVSVVGNIVGASPEIAKYIGGAAFQAVFVGGYLTAVLGCGLTQQMSAARLLFAMGRDGMLPRAVFGRVDPRTGVPALNVLVVGVIAASAVFLDLGSAASLINFGAYVAFAAVNLAVIGFWVRDRRAGRQQARGPLALVLQLLLPALGFVVNVALWVSLDTPAKVVGVIWALVGVGILALHTGGFRRPVRRP; this comes from the coding sequence ATGTCTGAGAGATCTTCCGCCTCCCGCGCCGCCGAGCGCACCGCCCCGTCGCAGGGCCCGGCGGGCGGCGTGCCCGCCACACCGGGCCTCGGGCAGGACACCGTGACCGTCGCCGGCCCCGCCACGGACCGGCCCGAGGACTTCGCGGACGGCGCACGGCTGCGCCGCAGCCTGAAGCTGCGGCACATCGTCTTCCTCGGCCTGGCCTTCATGGCGCCGCTGGCGGTGTTCGACACCTTCGGTCTGGTCTCCGAGGCGACCGACGGCCATGTGCCGCTGGCCTATCTGGCCGTGCTGGTCGCGGTGGGGCTCACGGCGCTCAGCTATGCGCGGATGGCCCGCCGCATCACGTCCGCCGGATCGGTGTACACCTACGCCGGCAAGTCCCTCGGGGCGCCCGTCGGCTTCCTGGTGGGCTGGTCCGCCACGCTGGACTATGTGCTGCTGCCCATGCTCAACGCCCTGCTGGCCGCGATCTACATGGGTGCCGTACTGCCCGGCGTCCCGGCGTGGGTGTGGGTGCTCTCCACCGTGGTGGTCTGCACGGCGCTCAACCTGGTGGGCATACAACTGGCCGCCAAGGTGAACGTGGCGCTGGTGGTCGTCCAGGCCGGCGTGGCCATCGCCTTCCTGGTGTTCGCCGTGCGTGCCATCGCCACCCACGGCGAGTCCTTCGGGACCACCGGCTGGGACCCGGCCTCGGTGTCGCTGCCCGACCTGCTGAGCGGCGCCTCGTTGCTCGCCCTGTCCTTCCTGGGTTTCGACGCCGTCTCCACCCTCTCCGAGGAGGCCGAGCACCCGCGGCGGGACATACCGCGGGCCATCCTGCTCATCGTGGCCGCCGCCGGGGTGTTCTTCCTGGCCATCACCTACGCCATGCAGACGCTCTTCCCGGACGTCTCGGTCGTGGGCAACATCGTGGGCGCCTCGCCGGAGATCGCCAAGTACATCGGTGGTGCGGCGTTCCAGGCGGTGTTCGTGGGCGGCTATCTCACCGCCGTCCTCGGCTGCGGCCTCACCCAGCAGATGAGTGCGGCACGGTTGCTGTTCGCCATGGGCCGTGACGGCATGCTGCCGCGGGCGGTCTTCGGGCGAGTCGATCCACGCACCGGCGTCCCCGCCCTCAATGTGCTCGTGGTGGGCGTCATCGCGGCCTCCGCCGTCTTCCTGGACCTCGGCAGCGCCGCATCACTGATCAACTTCGGTGCCTATGTCGCCTTCGCCGCGGTGAACCTGGCGGTGATCGGGTTCTGGGTGCGCGATCGGCGCGCCGGCCGGCAGCAGGCCCGTGGGCCCCTGGCCCTGGTGCTGCAACTGCTGCTGCCCGCGCTCGGGTTCGTCGTGAACGTGGCCCTGTGGGTCAGTCTGGACACCCCGGCCAAGGTCGTGGGCGTGATCTGGGCACTGGTGGGCGTGGGGATCCTCGCTCTGCACACCGGCGGGTTCCGCCGACCGGTGCGGAGACCTTGA
- a CDS encoding amidohydrolase, with translation MLDTLITGARVRTFDDARPWAGAVGITGGRIAFVGEEAEAPAAREHRRLDGGLLTPGIIDSHNHLLLGFDPDAVSLEGAETLEEVRRRIAELADARPDLTWICAENAVYSVVHGRRPAARDLAGITSRPVFVTTYDQHSVWLNDAAIRALRLDDGGDIPWGRPERDADGRATGWVTDFYTSAMTTAGLAGLQRDIPMYSPERRYRKLLGSLEMATAAGITTVVEPQVPLAEIDLFRRARDEGRLSSRVIAALFHPMGSDGAFRKQLRAAADAAPSGDRLSFGPVKLYADDVIEPHNAWMLEDYANRPGHRGHPSAPLGELTRVVTELDRLGFQTHTHATGDGGIRLALDAIEHAARTNGTRDRRHGIVHVECLAPTDLPRFAELGVTAAMQPRHCSPDLVAGTWMENIGEARWDRAWRLRSLMASGAHVALSSDWQVGEMDPLIGLYSALTRAGLDGGNAWTPAERLGLDDALRGYTAEGAWAWHREGEYGIIREGAEADLVAWSEDLYALEPDPAALLQQRAEVTWVGGEVVHEAATARATAGHYGALTSCSAHAEGGHAHV, from the coding sequence ATGCTGGACACCCTGATCACCGGCGCACGTGTGCGCACCTTCGACGACGCCCGCCCCTGGGCCGGCGCCGTCGGCATCACCGGCGGGCGCATCGCCTTCGTCGGCGAGGAGGCCGAAGCCCCCGCGGCCCGGGAGCACCGCCGCCTGGACGGCGGCCTTCTCACTCCGGGCATCATCGACAGCCACAACCATCTGCTGCTCGGCTTCGACCCCGACGCCGTCAGCCTCGAGGGCGCCGAGACCCTCGAGGAGGTCCGCCGCCGCATCGCGGAACTCGCCGACGCGCGCCCGGACCTGACCTGGATCTGCGCCGAGAACGCCGTGTACTCGGTGGTCCACGGCCGCCGCCCCGCCGCCCGCGACCTGGCCGGCATCACCTCTCGCCCGGTCTTCGTCACCACCTACGACCAGCACTCGGTGTGGCTCAACGACGCCGCGATCCGCGCGCTGCGCCTGGACGACGGCGGAGACATCCCCTGGGGCCGCCCGGAGCGGGACGCAGACGGCCGCGCCACCGGCTGGGTCACCGACTTCTACACCAGCGCCATGACCACGGCGGGCCTGGCCGGCCTGCAGCGCGACATCCCGATGTACTCACCGGAGCGGCGCTACCGCAAGCTGCTGGGCAGCCTGGAGATGGCTACCGCCGCCGGCATCACCACCGTGGTGGAACCGCAGGTCCCGCTCGCCGAGATCGATCTGTTCCGGCGCGCCCGGGACGAGGGGCGGCTCAGCTCCCGTGTCATCGCCGCGCTCTTCCACCCCATGGGGTCCGACGGCGCGTTCCGGAAGCAGCTGCGTGCGGCGGCCGACGCCGCCCCGAGCGGTGACCGTTTGTCGTTCGGTCCCGTCAAGCTCTACGCCGACGATGTGATCGAGCCCCACAACGCCTGGATGCTCGAGGACTACGCCAACCGGCCCGGGCACCGCGGCCACCCCTCCGCGCCGCTGGGTGAACTCACCCGGGTCGTCACCGAACTGGACCGCCTCGGCTTCCAGACCCACACCCATGCGACGGGCGACGGCGGCATCCGCCTGGCCCTGGACGCGATCGAACACGCCGCGCGCACCAACGGCACCCGCGACCGCCGCCACGGGATCGTGCATGTCGAGTGCCTCGCCCCCACGGATCTGCCGCGCTTCGCCGAGCTGGGCGTCACCGCCGCCATGCAGCCGCGGCACTGCTCCCCGGACCTGGTGGCCGGCACCTGGATGGAGAACATCGGCGAGGCCCGCTGGGACCGGGCCTGGCGACTGCGCTCGCTGATGGCCTCCGGAGCGCATGTGGCCCTCTCCAGCGACTGGCAGGTGGGGGAGATGGACCCCCTGATCGGCCTCTACTCCGCCCTGACCCGAGCCGGACTCGACGGGGGGAACGCCTGGACGCCGGCGGAGCGCCTGGGGCTCGACGACGCGTTGCGCGGCTACACCGCCGAGGGCGCCTGGGCCTGGCACCGGGAGGGCGAGTACGGCATCATCCGTGAGGGTGCCGAGGCTGACCTCGTCGCCTGGTCCGAGGACCTCTACGCGCTCGAGCCCGACCCGGCGGCGCTGCTGCAGCAGCGGGCCGAGGTGACCTGGGTGGGTGGCGAGGTGGTCCATGAGGCCGCCACGGCGCGCGCCACCGCCGGCCACTACGGCGCGCTCACCTCCTGTTCAGCCCACGCCGAAGGCGGTCACGCCCATGTCTGA
- a CDS encoding TetR/AcrR family transcriptional regulator, producing the protein MARPKNQDERRAHLIQAVIDTTAETGLRSLSLADVARKAGLTRGAVLYYYDDLDALLREAYRAGMERFCDRRDALRDTIENPALLLRETIRAGLPTGPDDALMRLLYEFDVLAENSPLHSTLVESMYERQLAAYRAVLERGAGTGVFHLALDTSTAALNLVALEDAYGLHIVAGNSQISVERALEAMFDAARAFGAPVA; encoded by the coding sequence ATGGCCCGCCCAAAAAACCAGGACGAACGCCGCGCCCACCTCATCCAGGCGGTCATCGACACGACCGCCGAGACCGGGTTGCGCTCCCTCTCGCTCGCGGATGTGGCACGCAAGGCGGGGCTGACCCGAGGAGCCGTCCTGTACTACTACGACGACCTCGACGCGCTGCTGAGGGAGGCCTATCGCGCCGGCATGGAACGCTTCTGTGACCGTCGGGACGCACTGCGGGACACGATAGAGAACCCGGCGCTACTCCTGCGGGAGACCATCCGCGCCGGGCTCCCCACGGGGCCCGACGACGCACTGATGCGCCTGCTGTACGAGTTCGACGTGCTGGCGGAGAACTCCCCGCTGCACAGCACGCTGGTCGAGTCGATGTACGAGCGGCAGCTGGCCGCCTACCGGGCCGTACTGGAACGCGGCGCCGGCACCGGAGTCTTCCACCTCGCCCTGGACACCTCGACGGCGGCCCTGAACCTGGTGGCGCTGGAGGACGCCTACGGACTGCACATCGTGGCCGGCAACAGTCAGATCAGCGTGGAGCGGGCCCTCGAAGCGATGTTCGACGCCGCACGGGCTTTCGGCGCGCCCGTGGCGTGA
- a CDS encoding GH92 family glycosyl hydrolase: MRFRPVSLLSAALLAVGATPALAATAAPPSPPPVLVKDPAAYVDPLIGTKNGGNVFPGAVVPSGMLSFSPENTTGDATRTAAPGGYQYDATRIRGFSLTHMSGTGCAGGSGDIPFFPYAGEVTSSPAADTKNAVYAADFKHSDETAEPGHYRVGLASGVTADLTATARTGSARFTYPGGTPASLLIRTADSEVGSTDSSITIDPAARTVSGSVTSGNFCGYLDPEGRRAYYTLYFTARFDRPFKATGTWQDDKLSPGSTSATGGAGGFSDGGRPVKGKGAGGYVEFAPGTGPVGVKVGISYVSRAGAEANLAAENPPKRSFDSVKEAARRAWRDRLGAIRVGGGTDEERTTFYTALYHALLHPNVISDADRRYRGSDDKVHTVGRGHQAQYGTFSGWDQYRDQVQLLTLLDPGTGSDVAQSLYELARQNGGVWDRWLHGASGTHVMNGDPSPTALAGIHAFGGTDFDLKGALASLVKAATVPTEQDLSPAGKPVLSAGQRPSLDQYLERHYMPSVSNAWGGAAETLEMSTADFALAQLAEAAGQKSTAAAFAGRAQWWQNNFNIAAHPTGGYIANRKADGSWVPGFTPDTGNGFVEGTAAQYTWMVQHNPAGLFAAMGGREAALARLDDFFHDADGDWAFTGNGGTKSELDNEPSINVPYLYAYAGAPYKTQETVRAAMRQLWTTQPGGIPGNDDLGAMSSWYVFSALGMYPQVPSRAELVLASPLFERIEISRPHGRDISVRAAGAAAGSPYVRSLKVDGRTSDRPWLPASFVRDGGRLDYTLSATPDRTWGSAPSAAPPSFRQGEQPYQIGVGPTTAILAPGESTEIDVRALSLNGGQGPEVHFRVRTPAGITATPAEGTVLDGARQITLTADKGTEQGFYDAKVTVTSGEESYEQSVSLTVAAPGTLLAAYNNTGVSDDDGDHAEADYDGGGWSYSRQALAAAGVTPGGRGTVDGLAFIWPNSPGGRPDNASAAGQRIDLAEPAARLSFVGSAVNGNQQTKATVTYTDGSTATVDLSFTDWTVGGGGGTVQYGNTVVAKSAYRNVAGADKDAVTTYVFATKPYEAPAGKRIASVQLPDDTDLHVFTVATG, from the coding sequence ATGCGTTTCCGTCCCGTGTCCCTGCTGTCGGCCGCCCTGCTCGCGGTCGGCGCCACCCCCGCCCTCGCGGCGACCGCCGCACCACCCAGCCCCCCGCCCGTCCTGGTCAAGGACCCGGCCGCGTACGTCGACCCGCTGATCGGCACCAAGAACGGCGGCAATGTCTTCCCGGGCGCCGTCGTCCCGTCCGGCATGCTCTCCTTCAGCCCGGAGAACACCACCGGCGACGCCACGAGGACGGCCGCGCCCGGCGGCTATCAGTACGACGCCACCCGCATCCGCGGCTTCAGCCTCACCCATATGTCCGGCACCGGCTGCGCGGGCGGCAGCGGCGACATCCCGTTCTTCCCGTACGCCGGTGAGGTCACCTCCTCACCGGCCGCCGACACCAAGAACGCCGTCTACGCCGCCGACTTCAAGCACTCCGACGAGACCGCCGAGCCCGGCCACTACCGGGTGGGCCTCGCCTCCGGAGTCACCGCCGACCTCACGGCGACGGCGCGCACCGGCTCGGCCCGCTTCACCTACCCGGGCGGCACACCCGCCTCCCTGCTGATCCGCACCGCCGACTCCGAGGTGGGCTCCACCGATTCGTCGATCACCATCGACCCGGCCGCGCGGACCGTCTCCGGCTCCGTCACCTCCGGAAACTTCTGCGGCTACCTCGACCCCGAGGGCCGGCGCGCCTACTACACCCTGTACTTCACCGCCCGCTTCGACCGGCCCTTCAAGGCGACCGGCACCTGGCAGGACGACAAGCTGAGCCCGGGCTCGACCTCGGCGACCGGCGGCGCCGGAGGCTTCTCCGACGGCGGCCGGCCCGTGAAGGGCAAGGGAGCCGGCGGATATGTGGAGTTCGCGCCCGGCACCGGACCGGTCGGCGTCAAGGTCGGCATCTCCTACGTCAGCCGGGCCGGCGCCGAGGCGAACCTGGCCGCGGAGAACCCGCCCAAGCGCTCCTTCGACTCGGTCAAGGAAGCGGCCCGCCGCGCCTGGCGGGACCGACTGGGCGCGATCCGGGTCGGCGGCGGCACCGACGAGGAGCGCACCACCTTCTACACCGCGCTCTACCACGCCCTGCTGCACCCCAATGTCATCAGTGACGCCGACCGCAGATACCGCGGAAGCGACGACAAGGTGCACACCGTGGGCCGCGGCCACCAGGCGCAGTACGGCACCTTCTCCGGCTGGGACCAGTACCGCGACCAGGTGCAGCTGCTGACCCTGCTCGACCCGGGCACCGGCTCGGACGTCGCCCAGTCGCTGTACGAGCTGGCCCGGCAGAACGGCGGCGTCTGGGACCGCTGGCTGCACGGCGCGAGCGGCACCCATGTCATGAACGGCGACCCCTCACCGACCGCCCTGGCCGGCATCCACGCCTTCGGCGGCACCGACTTCGATCTGAAGGGAGCGCTCGCCTCCCTGGTGAAGGCGGCGACCGTACCGACCGAGCAGGACCTGTCCCCGGCGGGCAAGCCGGTGCTCTCGGCCGGCCAGCGGCCGTCCCTCGACCAGTACCTCGAGCGGCACTACATGCCGTCCGTCTCCAACGCCTGGGGCGGTGCCGCCGAGACGCTGGAGATGTCCACGGCCGACTTCGCCCTCGCCCAGCTCGCCGAGGCCGCCGGGCAGAAGAGCACCGCCGCCGCCTTCGCCGGGCGCGCCCAGTGGTGGCAGAACAACTTCAACATCGCGGCCCACCCCACCGGCGGCTACATCGCCAACCGCAAGGCCGACGGCAGTTGGGTCCCCGGCTTCACCCCGGACACCGGCAACGGCTTCGTCGAGGGCACGGCGGCCCAGTACACCTGGATGGTCCAGCACAACCCGGCCGGTCTGTTCGCGGCGATGGGCGGCCGGGAGGCGGCGCTGGCCCGACTGGACGACTTCTTCCACGACGCCGACGGCGACTGGGCGTTCACCGGCAACGGCGGCACCAAGTCCGAACTCGACAACGAGCCCTCCATCAACGTCCCCTACCTGTACGCCTACGCGGGCGCGCCGTACAAGACCCAGGAGACCGTCCGCGCGGCCATGCGGCAGCTGTGGACCACTCAGCCGGGCGGCATCCCCGGCAACGACGACCTGGGCGCGATGTCCTCGTGGTACGTCTTCTCGGCGCTCGGCATGTATCCGCAGGTGCCTTCCCGTGCCGAACTCGTCCTCGCCTCACCGCTGTTCGAGCGGATCGAGATCAGCCGTCCACACGGCCGCGACATCTCCGTCCGCGCGGCGGGCGCTGCGGCCGGATCCCCCTACGTCCGGTCCCTGAAGGTCGACGGACGGACGAGCGACCGCCCCTGGCTGCCGGCGAGCTTCGTCCGGGACGGCGGCAGGCTCGACTACACCCTCTCCGCCACCCCCGACCGCACCTGGGGCAGCGCCCCGTCCGCGGCACCGCCCTCCTTCCGGCAGGGCGAGCAGCCGTACCAGATCGGTGTGGGCCCGACGACGGCGATCCTCGCGCCCGGCGAGAGCACCGAGATCGACGTCCGTGCCCTGTCGCTGAACGGCGGCCAGGGCCCCGAGGTGCACTTCCGTGTGCGGACCCCGGCCGGCATCACGGCGACGCCCGCCGAGGGCACGGTGCTCGACGGTGCCCGGCAGATCACGCTCACCGCTGACAAGGGCACCGAGCAGGGCTTCTACGACGCGAAGGTCACGGTCACCTCGGGCGAGGAGTCCTACGAGCAGTCGGTCTCCCTGACCGTGGCGGCCCCGGGAACCCTGCTGGCCGCCTACAACAACACCGGTGTCTCGGACGACGACGGCGACCATGCCGAGGCCGACTACGACGGCGGTGGCTGGAGCTACTCCCGCCAGGCCCTCGCGGCGGCCGGCGTCACCCCCGGCGGCCGGGGCACGGTGGACGGCCTGGCCTTCATCTGGCCGAACTCGCCCGGCGGACGCCCGGACAACGCCTCGGCGGCCGGTCAGCGCATCGACCTGGCCGAGCCGGCGGCCCGGCTGTCCTTCGTCGGCAGTGCGGTCAACGGCAACCAGCAGACCAAGGCCACGGTCACCTACACCGACGGCAGCACCGCGACCGTCGACCTCTCCTTCACCGACTGGACCGTCGGCGGAGGCGGCGGCACCGTTCAGTACGGCAACACGGTGGTCGCCAAGAGCGCGTACCGCAATGTGGCGGGCGCCGACAAGGACGCGGTGACGACCTATGTCTTCGCCACCAAGCCGTACGAGGCCCCGGCAGGCAAGCGGATCGCGAGCGTCCAGCTCCCCGACGACACCGATCTGCATGTGTTCACGGTGGCGACGGGCTGA